From Streptomyces sp. 6-11-2, one genomic window encodes:
- a CDS encoding P-II family nitrogen regulator, with protein MKLITAVVKPHRLDEIKEALQAFGVNGLTVTEASGYGRQRGHTEVYRGAEYTVDLVPKIRIEVLVEDDEAEQLIEVVVKAARTGKIGDGKVWSVPVETAVRVRTGERGPDAL; from the coding sequence ATGAAGCTCATCACCGCCGTGGTCAAGCCCCACCGGCTCGACGAGATCAAGGAGGCCCTCCAGGCGTTCGGCGTCAACGGTCTCACCGTCACCGAGGCGAGCGGCTACGGACGTCAGCGCGGCCACACCGAGGTCTACCGCGGAGCCGAGTACACCGTCGACCTGGTGCCCAAGATCCGCATCGAGGTGCTCGTCGAGGACGACGAAGCCGAGCAGTTGATCGAAGTCGTCGTCAAGGCCGCCCGCACAGGGAAGATCGGTGACGGCAAGGTCTGGTCCGTGCCGGTCGAGACGGCGGTCCGGGTCCGCACCGGCGAGCGCGGACCGGACGCGCTCTGA
- a CDS encoding ammonium transporter — MASAAIMLAADAPKLSSANTGFMLICSALVMLMTPGLAFFYGGMVRVKSTLNMLMMSFISLGVVTVLWVLYGFSMAFGADRGSLIGWTSDFVGFSGIGKTELWPGYTIPVFVFAVFQLMFAIITPALISGALADRVKFSAWTLFLVLWATVVYFPVAHWVWGADGWAAKLGVIDFAGGTAVHINAGAAALGVILVIGKRIGFTKDPMRPHSLPLVMLGAGLLWFGWFGFNAGSWLGNDDGVGPLMFVNTQVATGTAMLAWLAYEKIRHGAFTTLGAASGAVAGLVAITPSGGAVSPLGAMAVGAVAGVLCAMAVGLKYRFGYDDSLDVVGVHMVGGVVGSLLIGFFASGKGQSTVKGLFYGGGLEQFWKQCAGVFAILAYSLIASAILAFLLDRTIGMRVTEDEEISGIDQAEHAETAYDLTGAGGGVVTAVTTPALAAAQIKKAATQSRKVDA; from the coding sequence ATGGCATCAGCCGCCATCATGCTGGCGGCGGACGCACCCAAACTGTCGTCCGCCAACACCGGCTTCATGCTCATCTGTTCCGCCCTGGTGATGCTGATGACCCCCGGTCTGGCCTTCTTCTACGGAGGCATGGTCCGGGTCAAGAGCACGCTGAACATGCTGATGATGAGCTTCATCAGCCTCGGCGTCGTCACCGTCCTGTGGGTGCTCTACGGCTTCTCGATGGCCTTCGGCGCCGACCGGGGCTCCCTCATCGGCTGGACCTCCGACTTCGTCGGCTTCAGCGGTATCGGCAAGACCGAACTGTGGCCCGGATACACCATCCCGGTCTTCGTCTTCGCCGTCTTCCAGCTGATGTTCGCGATCATCACCCCCGCCCTGATCAGCGGCGCCCTGGCCGACCGGGTCAAGTTCAGCGCCTGGACGCTGTTCCTGGTGCTGTGGGCCACGGTCGTGTACTTTCCGGTCGCCCACTGGGTCTGGGGCGCCGACGGCTGGGCCGCCAAACTCGGCGTGATCGACTTCGCGGGCGGTACCGCGGTCCACATCAACGCCGGCGCGGCGGCACTCGGCGTGATCCTCGTCATCGGCAAGCGCATCGGCTTCACGAAGGACCCGATGCGCCCGCACAGCCTCCCGCTGGTCATGCTCGGCGCGGGACTGCTGTGGTTCGGCTGGTTCGGCTTCAACGCCGGCTCCTGGCTCGGCAACGACGACGGCGTCGGCCCGCTGATGTTCGTCAACACCCAGGTCGCCACCGGCACCGCCATGCTCGCCTGGCTCGCCTACGAGAAGATCCGGCACGGCGCGTTCACCACCCTCGGAGCCGCCTCCGGCGCGGTCGCCGGCCTGGTCGCGATCACCCCGTCCGGCGGAGCCGTCTCCCCGCTCGGCGCGATGGCCGTGGGTGCCGTCGCCGGCGTCCTGTGCGCCATGGCGGTCGGCCTGAAGTACCGGTTCGGCTACGACGACTCCCTCGACGTGGTCGGCGTCCACATGGTCGGCGGCGTCGTCGGCTCCCTGCTGATCGGCTTCTTCGCCAGCGGCAAGGGCCAGTCCACCGTCAAGGGCCTCTTCTACGGCGGTGGCCTGGAGCAGTTCTGGAAGCAGTGCGCCGGTGTCTTCGCCATCCTCGCCTACTCCCTGATCGCCTCCGCCATCCTCGCCTTCCTCCTGGACCGGACCATCGGCATGCGGGTCACCGAGGACGAGGAGATCTCCGGCATCGACCAGGCCGAGCACGCCGAGACCGCCTACGACCTCACCGGCGCGGGCGGCGGAGTCGTCACCGCCGTCACCACCCCGGCCCTGGCCGCCGCGCAGATCAAGAAGGCCGCCACGCAGAGCAGGAAGGTGGACGCATGA